The Glycine max cultivar Williams 82 chromosome 12, Glycine_max_v4.0, whole genome shotgun sequence genome window below encodes:
- the LOC100805246 gene encoding protein argonaute 5: MSPRGGSKQQPDSRRQAPPSAAAAVPSPPGRGRGRGRGESSVPAPSLVNAPSAPPPASTIGVPSGAAPFRAALPPPAVESLTSAVEKQLTMQPSAPSSSKAVRFKERPGFGLAGEKIKVRANHFQVQVAEQDLFHYDVSINPEITSKKVSRDVMTLLVQAHREKILGNRIPAYDGGKSLFTAGSLPFESKDFVIVLKDDDEPGSSSSSSPTRKKREREYRVTIRLASRTDIHHLSQFLRRRQLDCPYETIQALDVVLRATPSERFVVVGRSFFSPSLGKPGSLGSGTEYWRGYYQSLRPTQMGLSLNINVSARAFYEPIPVIDFIESHFRANPSRPLPDQDRIKLKRVLRGVKVEVTHGKNLRRYKITGVTKEQLRKLMFTLDDNRTKSSVVQYFHEKYNIVLKHTLLPALQAGSDIKPIFLPMELCQIVAGQRYTKRLNEEQVTNLLRASCQRPRDRENSIRQVVRQSNFSTDKFVSHFGIQVREDPALLDARVLPAPMLKYHDTGRESSVEPKMGQWNMIDKKMFNAGVVEHWTCLNFSGKINREFPSAFCHKLARMCSNKGMRFNSKPLLPITSAQSSQIESALVNLHKQSITRLANQGRLQLLIIILPDFEGSYEKIKRICETELGIVSQCCQPRHVCQMKPQYLENVALKINVKVGGSNTVLNDAIARIIPRVSDRPTLILGADVTHPQPGEDSSPSIAAVVASMDWPYVTRYRGVVSAQTHREEIIQDLYNTCEDPVKGKVHSGIIRELLRAFRLSTNQKPERIIFYRDGVSEGQFSQVLLYEMDAIRRACASLQEGYLPRVTFVVVQKRHHTRLFPVDHGSHDQTNKSGNIMPGTVVDTHICHPREFDFYLNSHAGMQGTSRPTHYHVLFDENNFTADGLQMFTNNLCYTYARCTRSVSIVPPVYYAHLAAFRARCYIEVATSDSGSASGGRAANCEVRLPSVKENVKDVMFFC; the protein is encoded by the exons aTGTCTCCTCGCGGTGGCTCCAAGCAGCAACCAGATTCACGCCGTCAAGCGCCACCGTCCGCGGCGGCGGCGGTGCCTTCTCCTCCCGGAAGAGGACGCGGCCGTGGACGCGGAGAATCCTCCGTTCCCGCGCCTTCTCTGGTGAATGCACCATCTGCTCCTCCTCCGGCTTCCACCATCGGCGTTCCGTCCGGCGCCGCGCCTTTTCGTGCTGCGTTGCCACCTCCGGCGGTGGAATCTCTCACTTCCGCGGTCGAAAAGCAACTTACAATGCAACCTTCGGCGCCGTCGTCGTCGAAGGCGGTGAGGTTCAAGGAACGGCCAGGGTTCGGTCTTGCTGGGGAGAAAATCAAAGTTCGAGCGAATCATTTTCAAGTCCAAGTCGCCGAACAAGATCTATTTCATTATGAC GTCTCTATCAATCCTGAGATTACTTCGAAGAAGGTTTCTAGAGATGTTATGACTTTGCTTGTGCAAGCGCATCGTGAAAAGATTCTCGGAAATCGCATACCAGCCTACGATGGGGGAAAGAGTCTTTTCACCGCTGGATCCTTGCCCTTCGAATCTAAGGATTTTGTGATCGTGCTAAAAGACGACGATGAACCAGGCTCGTCGTCTTCTTCCTCTCCTACTAG GAAAAAACGTGAACGCGAGTATAGAGTCACCATCAGGCTTGCTTCCAGAACTGACATTCACCACCTCAGTCAGTTTCTCAGGCGCCGTCAGTTGGATTGTCCTTATGAGACTATCCAGGCTCTTGATGTTGTTCTGCGTGCTACACCGTCTGAAAG GTTCGTTGTTGTGGGAAGATCGTTCTTCTCACCTTCTTTGGGGAAACCTGGATCGCTTGGTAGCGGAACGGAGTACTGGAGGGGCTATTACCAGAGCCTTCGCCCAACTCAGATGGGCCTGTCTCTTAACATTA ATGTGTCGGCGAGGGCTTTTTATGAGCCTATTCCTGTGATTGATTTCATTGAAAGTCATTTTAGGGCCAATCCTTCCAGGCCTTTGCCTGATCAGGATCGAATCAAG CTTAAGAGAGTACTGAGAGGAGTGAAGGTAGAAGTGACTCATGGAAAGAATCTTAGACGTTACAAGATCACTGGAGTCACAAAAGAACAACTCAGAAAGTTAAT GTTTACTCTTGATGACAATAGAACAAAAAGCTCAGTTGTTCAATATTTTCATGAGAAATACAATATTGTGTTGAAGCATACGCTTCTTCCTGCTCTTCAAGCTGGTAGTGACATTAAACCAATTTTTCTGCCTATGGAG CTTTGTCAAATTGTGGCTGGACAAAGATATACAAAGAGATTGAATGAGGAGCAAGTAACTAATCTTTTAAGGGCATCTTGTCAGCGTCCTCGTGATAGAGAAAACTCTATCAGACAG GTGGTGAGGCAAAGTAATTTCAGCACAGACAAATTTGTGAGTCACTTTGGAATTCAAGTGAGGGAGGATCCAGCATTGCTTGATGCTCGAGTTCTTCCTGCACCAATG CTAAAATATCATGACACAGGTAGAGAATCAAGTGTTGAACCCAAAATGGGCCAATGGAATATGATTGATAAG AAAATGTTTAATGCTGGTGTTGTGGAACATTGGACTTGCCTCAACTTTTCTGGAAAAATAAACAGAGAGTTTCCAAGTGCATTTTGTCATAAGTTGGCCAGAATGTGTAGTAACAAGGGCATG CGTTTTAATTCAAAGCCTTTACTGCCCATAACATCTGCTCAAAGTAGTCAAATAGAGAGTGCTCTTGTAAATTTGCATAAGCAGTCTATTACAAGACTAGCAAACCAAGGAAGACTCCAATTGTTGATCATAATTTTGCCAGATTTCGAGGGGTCCTATG AAAAAATAAAGCGTATTTGTGAAACTGAGCTAGGAATAGTGTCTCAGTGTTGTCAGCCGAGGCATGTTTGCCAGATGAAGCCACAATATCTTGAAAATGTGGCCCTCAAGATAAATGTGAAG GTTGGTGGCAGTAACACAGTATTGAATGATGCAATTGCTAGAATAATTCCTCGTGTGTCTGACAGACCTACATTAATCTTGGGTGCGGATGTAACACATCCACAGCCAGGGGAAGATTCTAGTCCTTCTATTGCTGCA GTAGTTGCATCTATGGATTGGCCTTATGTAACAAGGTACAGAGGAGTTGTTTCTGCTCAGACTCACCGTGAAGAAATCATCCAAGATCTTTATAATACATGTGAAGATCCTGTGAAGGGGAAGGTGCATTCGGGAATTATCAG GGAGTTACTTCGCGCTTTCCGTTTGTCTACTAATCAGAAGCCAGAGAGGATTATATTCTACag GGATGGAGTAAGTGAGGGCCAATTCAGCCAGGTTTTGCTGTACGAGATGGATGCAATACGGCGG GCTTGTGCTTCACTACAAGAAGGCTATTTACCCCGTGTTACTTTTGTGGTGGTCCAAAAACGACACCACACAAGGTTATTTCCTGTAGATCATGGAAGTCATGATCAGACAAATAAAAGTGGAAATATAATGCCAG GGACTGTCGTAGACACACACATATGCCACCCTCGGGAGTTTGATTTTTACCTCAACAGTCATGCTGGAATGCAA ggaaCTAGTCGACCAACACATTATCATGTGCTGTTCGATGAAAACAACTTCACTGCTGACGGGTTGCAAATGTTTACTAATAATTTGTGTTATAC gtATGCAAGGTGTACTCGATCAGTCTCAATAG TTCCACCTGTGTATTATGCACATTTGGCTGCCTTCAGGGCTCGCTGTTACATTGAAGTTGCAACATCAGATTCTGGTTCTGCAAGTGGAGGCCGGGCTGCTAACTGTGAGGTTAGATTGCCTTCGGTTAAGGAAAATGTGAAAGATGTGATGTTTTTCTGTTAA
- the LOC100789004 gene encoding aspartic proteinase 36 isoform X1 has product METVAAAFFFAAVVLSAVGGSPVTLTLERAFPSNDGVELSELRARDSLRHRRMLQSTNYVVDFPVKGTFDPSQVGLYYTKVKLGTPPREFYVQIDTGSDVLWVSCGSCNGCPQTSGLQIQLNYFDPRSSSTSSLISCSDRRCRSGVQTSDASCSSQNNQCTYTFQYGDGSGTSGYYVSDLMHFAGIFEGTLTTNSSASVVFGCSILQTGDLTKSERAVDGIFGFGQQGMSVISQLSLQGIAPRVFSHCLKGDNSGGGVLVLGEIVEPNIVYSPLVQSQYVHLLEPHYNLNLQSISVNGQIVPIAPAVFATSNNRGTIVDSGTTLAYLAEEAYNPFVNAITALVPQSVRSVLSRGNQCYLITTSSNVDIFPQVSLNFAGGASLVLRPQDYLMQQNYIGEGSVWCIGFQRIPGQSITILGDLVLKDKIFVYDLAGQRIGWANYDCSLPVNVSASAGRGRSEFVDAGELSGSSSLRAGLHMLINTLFLALFMHITLIL; this is encoded by the exons ATGGAAACGGTGGCCGCCGCTTTTTTCTTCGCCGCCGTGGTTCTGTCGGCGGTTGGCGGGTCGCCGGTGACTCTGACGCTGGAAAGAGCGTTCCCTTCGAATGATGGGGTGGAATTGAGTGAGCTCAGAGCGAGGGACAGCCTCAGACATCGTAGAATGTTGCAGTCTACTAACTACGTTGTAGATTTCCCTGTCAAAGGCACCTTCGATCCCTCACAAGTCGG GCTTTACTATACAAAGGTGAAATTGGGTACTCCTCCAAGGGAATTCTATGTGCAGATTGACACTGGCAGTGATGTTCTCTGGGTTAGTTGTGGGTCCTGCAACGGTTGTCCTCAGACAAGTGGGCTCCAA ATTCAGCTCAATTACTTTGATCCTCGGAGTTCATCAACATCTTCGTTGATCTCTTGTTCAGACCGAAGGTGCAGGAGTGGAGTACAGACCTCGGATGCAAGCTGTTCCAGTCAGAACAACCAGTGCACTTACACATTTCAGTATGGAGATGGTAGTGGGACATCAGGCTATTATGTCTCAGACTTGATGCATTTTGCTGGTATTTTTGAGGGAACCTTGACAACAAATTCTTCGGCATCTGTAGTTTTTGG TTGTAGCATCCTGCAGACTGGGGACTTAACAAAGTCTGAGAGAGCAGTTGATGGGATATTCGGATTTGGGCAACAGGGCATGTCTGTCATTTCCCAACTCTCGTTGCAGGGAATAGCACCAAGAGTGTTCTCCCATTGCCTGAAAGGAGATAATAGTGGTGGGGGCGTATTGGTTCTTGGTGAAATTGTGGAGCCAAACATAGTTTATAGTCCACTTGTTCAATCACAGTACGTTCATTTGTTAGA GCCACATTACAATTTAAATCTGCAGAGCATCTCTGTTAATGGCCAAATTGTGCCAATTGCCCCTGCAGTTTTTGCTACATCAAACAACAGAGGTACCATTGTTGATTCTGGAACAACTTTGGCATACCTTGCAGAAGAGGCTTACAATCCCTTTGTCAATGCG ATTACAGCTCTTGTTCCACAATCTGTACGCAGTGTTCTTTCCAGAGGAAATCAGTGTTACTTAATAACCACCTCCAG CAATGTTGACATTTTTCCACAAGTAAGTCTGAACTTCGCTGGTGGTGCATCTCTGGTTTTAAGACCACAGGATTACCTTATGCAGCAGAATTATATT GGCGAGGGATCAGTGTGGTGTATTGGCTTTCAGAGAATTCCGGGGCAAAGTATAACTATTCTAGGAG ACCTCGtattaaaagacaaaattttTGTCTACGATCTTGCTGGTCAACGCATTGGATGGGCTAACTATGATT GTTCATTGCCGGTTAATGTATCTGCATCAGCTGGTAGGGGCAGAAGTGAGTTTGTGGACGCGGGAGAGCTAAGTGGCAGCTCTTCTTTACGTGCTGGGCTTCACATGTTGATAAATACACTGTTCCTTGCTCTCTTCATGCACATAACTTTAATTTTGTAG
- the LOC100789004 gene encoding aspartic proteinase 36 isoform X2, with protein METVAAAFFFAAVVLSAVGGSPVTLTLERAFPSNDGVELSELRARDSLRHRRMLQSTNYVVDFPVKGTFDPSQVGLYYTKVKLGTPPREFYVQIDTGSDVLWVSCGSCNGCPQTSGLQIQLNYFDPRSSSTSSLISCSDRRCRSGVQTSDASCSSQNNQCTYTFQYGDGSGTSGYYVSDLMHFAGIFEGTLTTNSSASVVFGCSILQTGDLTKSERAVDGIFGFGQQGMSVISQLSLQGIAPRVFSHCLKGDNSGGGVLVLGEIVEPNIVYSPLVQSQPHYNLNLQSISVNGQIVPIAPAVFATSNNRGTIVDSGTTLAYLAEEAYNPFVNAITALVPQSVRSVLSRGNQCYLITTSSNVDIFPQVSLNFAGGASLVLRPQDYLMQQNYIGEGSVWCIGFQRIPGQSITILGDLVLKDKIFVYDLAGQRIGWANYDCSLPVNVSASAGRGRSEFVDAGELSGSSSLRAGLHMLINTLFLALFMHITLIL; from the exons ATGGAAACGGTGGCCGCCGCTTTTTTCTTCGCCGCCGTGGTTCTGTCGGCGGTTGGCGGGTCGCCGGTGACTCTGACGCTGGAAAGAGCGTTCCCTTCGAATGATGGGGTGGAATTGAGTGAGCTCAGAGCGAGGGACAGCCTCAGACATCGTAGAATGTTGCAGTCTACTAACTACGTTGTAGATTTCCCTGTCAAAGGCACCTTCGATCCCTCACAAGTCGG GCTTTACTATACAAAGGTGAAATTGGGTACTCCTCCAAGGGAATTCTATGTGCAGATTGACACTGGCAGTGATGTTCTCTGGGTTAGTTGTGGGTCCTGCAACGGTTGTCCTCAGACAAGTGGGCTCCAA ATTCAGCTCAATTACTTTGATCCTCGGAGTTCATCAACATCTTCGTTGATCTCTTGTTCAGACCGAAGGTGCAGGAGTGGAGTACAGACCTCGGATGCAAGCTGTTCCAGTCAGAACAACCAGTGCACTTACACATTTCAGTATGGAGATGGTAGTGGGACATCAGGCTATTATGTCTCAGACTTGATGCATTTTGCTGGTATTTTTGAGGGAACCTTGACAACAAATTCTTCGGCATCTGTAGTTTTTGG TTGTAGCATCCTGCAGACTGGGGACTTAACAAAGTCTGAGAGAGCAGTTGATGGGATATTCGGATTTGGGCAACAGGGCATGTCTGTCATTTCCCAACTCTCGTTGCAGGGAATAGCACCAAGAGTGTTCTCCCATTGCCTGAAAGGAGATAATAGTGGTGGGGGCGTATTGGTTCTTGGTGAAATTGTGGAGCCAAACATAGTTTATAGTCCACTTGTTCAATCACA GCCACATTACAATTTAAATCTGCAGAGCATCTCTGTTAATGGCCAAATTGTGCCAATTGCCCCTGCAGTTTTTGCTACATCAAACAACAGAGGTACCATTGTTGATTCTGGAACAACTTTGGCATACCTTGCAGAAGAGGCTTACAATCCCTTTGTCAATGCG ATTACAGCTCTTGTTCCACAATCTGTACGCAGTGTTCTTTCCAGAGGAAATCAGTGTTACTTAATAACCACCTCCAG CAATGTTGACATTTTTCCACAAGTAAGTCTGAACTTCGCTGGTGGTGCATCTCTGGTTTTAAGACCACAGGATTACCTTATGCAGCAGAATTATATT GGCGAGGGATCAGTGTGGTGTATTGGCTTTCAGAGAATTCCGGGGCAAAGTATAACTATTCTAGGAG ACCTCGtattaaaagacaaaattttTGTCTACGATCTTGCTGGTCAACGCATTGGATGGGCTAACTATGATT GTTCATTGCCGGTTAATGTATCTGCATCAGCTGGTAGGGGCAGAAGTGAGTTTGTGGACGCGGGAGAGCTAAGTGGCAGCTCTTCTTTACGTGCTGGGCTTCACATGTTGATAAATACACTGTTCCTTGCTCTCTTCATGCACATAACTTTAATTTTGTAG
- the LOC100789531 gene encoding cyclin-dependent kinases regulatory subunit 1 yields the protein MGEISYSDKYYDDTYEYRHVVLPPEVAKLLPKNRLLSENECRAIGVQQSRGWVHYAIHRPEPQIMLFRRPLNCQEQQQENQAQII from the exons ATGGGTGAGATCTCGTACTCCGATAAGTACTACGACGATACTTATGAATATCG ACACGTGGTTCTGCCTCCTGAAGTTGCCAAACTGCTTCCTAAGAATCGACTTCTCTCCGAA AATGAGTGTCGAGCAATTGGGGTTCAACAGAGCCGTGGTTGGGTTCATTATGCAATTCATCGACCTGAGCCACAAATAATGCTTTTCAGGAGGCCTTTGAATTGTCAGGAGCAGCAGCAGGAAAACCAGGCCCAAATTATTTGA